Proteins from one Nitrobacteraceae bacterium AZCC 2146 genomic window:
- a CDS encoding cytochrome b561 (product_source=COG3038; cath_funfam=1.20.950.20; cog=COG3038; pfam=PF01292; superfamily=81342; transmembrane_helix_parts=Inside_1_11,TMhelix_12_34,Outside_35_48,TMhelix_49_71,Inside_72_91,TMhelix_92_111,Outside_112_144,TMhelix_145_167,Inside_168_183): MLRNTTSSWGSPSRVLHWILGLAIIGMLAYGWWMNHLVARPDRFFHRSIHADIGYVILLVMAIRLIWRAINPVPAPPANATLWERVIARGNHWALYVITMLVAVLGWAHSGAHKPDYASWFGLFRVPQFTSTDKANADLYEDWHIYMAYVLIALVVLHIVAALYHRFVKHDNVVARMTTGEPG; the protein is encoded by the coding sequence ATGCTTCGCAATACCACCTCAAGCTGGGGCAGCCCGTCCCGCGTGCTTCACTGGATCCTCGGCCTCGCCATCATCGGCATGCTGGCCTACGGCTGGTGGATGAACCACCTCGTGGCGCGGCCGGATCGGTTCTTCCATCGCTCGATCCACGCCGATATCGGCTACGTCATTCTGCTGGTGATGGCGATCCGGCTGATCTGGCGGGCCATCAATCCGGTGCCGGCGCCGCCGGCGAACGCGACGCTGTGGGAGCGCGTCATCGCCCGCGGCAATCACTGGGCGCTGTACGTCATCACCATGCTGGTCGCCGTGCTGGGCTGGGCGCATTCCGGCGCCCACAAGCCGGACTATGCCAGCTGGTTCGGCCTGTTCCGGGTGCCGCAGTTCACCTCGACCGACAAGGCCAACGCCGATCTCTACGAGGACTGGCACATCTACATGGCCTATGTGCTGATCGCGCTGGTGGTGCTGCACATCGTGGCGGCGCTGTATCATCGCTTCGTCAAGCACGACAATGTGGTGGCGCGGATGACGACGGGCGAGCCGGGCTGA
- a CDS encoding glutamate racemase (product_source=KO:K01776; cath_funfam=3.40.50.1860; cog=COG0796; ko=KO:K01776; pfam=PF01177; superfamily=53681; tigrfam=TIGR00067) — translation MSVGPTILVFDSGLGGLTVLREIVRARPDARYVYVADDVFFPYGHHSEDEIVDRVVPLMGDMIAAHAPDLVVIACNTMSVSVMAHLRAAYSVPFVGTVPAIKPACAASKTKRVSVLGTKATVKREYTQALIRDHAQSCTVTLVGSPNLASLAEAALGGEIIGDDDILDEIAPCFVPALDGGPLRTDAVVLACTHYPLLLDRLVKLAPWPVTWIDPAPAIARRVVDLLGTARLLAEDGGAEMLFTSGRRHALAEALMPFFGGRVPA, via the coding sequence GTGTCAGTCGGTCCCACCATTCTCGTGTTCGATTCCGGCCTCGGCGGTCTCACCGTGCTGCGCGAGATCGTCCGGGCGCGTCCCGACGCGCGCTATGTCTATGTCGCCGACGACGTGTTTTTTCCGTACGGCCACCACAGCGAGGACGAGATCGTCGATCGCGTGGTGCCGCTGATGGGCGACATGATCGCCGCGCATGCGCCGGACCTGGTGGTGATCGCCTGCAACACCATGTCCGTTTCCGTGATGGCGCATCTGCGGGCGGCCTACAGCGTGCCATTCGTCGGCACCGTCCCGGCGATCAAGCCGGCCTGCGCGGCGTCAAAAACCAAGCGCGTTTCGGTGCTCGGCACCAAGGCCACCGTGAAGCGCGAATACACCCAGGCGCTGATCCGGGATCACGCGCAGAGCTGCACGGTGACGCTGGTCGGCTCGCCCAACCTCGCCTCGCTGGCGGAAGCGGCCCTGGGCGGCGAGATCATCGGCGACGACGATATCCTCGACGAGATCGCGCCCTGCTTCGTTCCCGCCCTCGACGGAGGCCCGCTGCGCACCGATGCCGTGGTGCTGGCCTGCACGCACTATCCGCTGCTGCTGGACAGGTTGGTGAAACTCGCGCCCTGGCCCGTGACATGGATCGATCCGGCGCCGGCCATCGCACGGCGGGTCGTCGATCTGCTCGGCACGGCCCGCCTTCTGGCTGAGGACGGCGGCGCCGAAATGCTGTTCACCTCCGGGCGGCGCCACGCACTGGCCGAGGCACTGATGCCGTTCTTCGGCGGCCGCGTCCCGGCGTAA
- a CDS encoding small subunit ribosomal protein S4 (product_source=KO:K02986; cath_funfam=1.10.1050.10,3.10.290.10; cog=COG0522; ko=KO:K02986; pfam=PF00163,PF01479; smart=SM00363; superfamily=55174; tigrfam=TIGR01017), giving the protein MTKRSEAKFKIDRRMGQNIWGRPKSPVNKREYGPGQHGQRRKGKLSDFGVQLRAKQKLKGYYANISERQFHSIYVEAGRMKGDTGENLIGLLERRLDTVVYRAKFVATMFAARQFINHGHIKVNGKRVNIASYKVKVGDVIEIKEASKQLAFVLEASTLGERDTPDYVETDHSKMTAKFVRIPLLSDVPFAVQMEPHLIVEFYSR; this is encoded by the coding sequence ATGACTAAGCGCAGTGAAGCCAAGTTTAAAATCGACCGCCGTATGGGCCAGAACATTTGGGGTCGTCCCAAGTCTCCGGTCAACAAGCGTGAATACGGCCCCGGCCAGCATGGCCAGCGCCGCAAGGGCAAGCTCTCCGACTTCGGCGTGCAGCTGCGCGCCAAGCAGAAGCTGAAGGGCTACTACGCCAACATTTCCGAGCGCCAGTTCCACTCCATCTACGTGGAAGCCGGCCGCATGAAGGGCGACACCGGTGAAAACCTGATCGGCCTGCTCGAGCGCCGCCTCGACACCGTGGTGTATCGCGCCAAGTTCGTCGCCACCATGTTCGCCGCGCGCCAGTTCATCAACCACGGCCACATCAAGGTGAACGGCAAGCGCGTCAACATCGCCAGCTACAAGGTGAAGGTCGGCGACGTCATCGAGATCAAGGAAGCCTCCAAGCAGCTCGCTTTCGTGCTCGAAGCCTCGACCCTCGGCGAGCGCGACACCCCGGACTACGTCGAGACCGACCACAGCAAGATGACCGCGAAGTTCGTGCGTATCCCCCTGCTGTCGGACGTTCCGTTCGCCGTGCAGATGGAACCGCATCTGATCGTCGAATTCTATTCGCGCTGA
- a CDS encoding quercetin dioxygenase-like cupin family protein (product_source=COG1917; cath_funfam=2.60.120.10; cleavage_site_network=SignalP-noTM; cog=COG1917; pfam=PF07883; superfamily=51182; transmembrane_helix_parts=Inside_1_4,TMhelix_5_27,Outside_28_129), producing the protein MIRKLILGLAIVAITGAGVAVAQQPGIKRTPLQKVEFPDGYDTVTAIAEIPTGGASGRHTHPGAETGYVLEGELELVIDGKPPLKVKAGESYQIPPGAVHDAKTAGDKPLKVLGVYVVTKGKPLAEPAK; encoded by the coding sequence ATGATCAGAAAACTGATACTTGGCTTGGCTATCGTTGCGATCACCGGCGCCGGCGTGGCCGTCGCCCAACAACCCGGCATCAAGCGCACGCCGCTGCAGAAAGTGGAATTCCCGGACGGTTACGACACCGTCACCGCCATCGCCGAAATCCCCACCGGCGGCGCATCGGGCCGCCACACCCATCCCGGCGCCGAGACCGGCTATGTGCTCGAGGGCGAGCTTGAGCTGGTGATCGACGGCAAGCCGCCGCTCAAGGTGAAGGCCGGCGAATCCTATCAAATTCCGCCGGGCGCCGTGCATGACGCCAAGACCGCCGGCGACAAGCCGCTGAAGGTGCTCGGCGTCTACGTCGTGACCAAAGGCAAGCCGCTCGCCGAGCCCGCCAAATAG
- a CDS encoding 4-hydroxy-2-oxoheptanedioate aldolase (product_source=KO:K02510; cath_funfam=3.20.20.60; cog=COG3836; ko=KO:K02510; pfam=PF03328; superfamily=51621) codes for MTPPAPLNRLKQQWREGRPTFGAIATIPSIQTVRIMAQSLDWIIVDLEHGPIDLGMAHGMIMATSGTPCVPLVRIAANEPWLAKAPMDIGALGINFPMICSRQDAEKAVRSVRYPPSGERLWGPFHAPFRWGVSMADYMATADDDMICMITIEHVDAVERIDEIMATDGIDIAVIGVGDLATSIGKRGLLDDPEVLALVARAEAGILKSGVPIGGAARTAEQANQMIERGYVLLALGFDWSLFQRGIAAGFAGIKR; via the coding sequence ATGACGCCTCCCGCGCCACTTAACCGTCTCAAGCAGCAGTGGCGCGAGGGGCGCCCCACCTTCGGGGCCATCGCCACGATCCCATCGATCCAGACGGTGCGGATCATGGCGCAGTCGCTGGACTGGATCATCGTCGATCTCGAACATGGCCCGATCGATCTCGGCATGGCCCATGGCATGATCATGGCCACATCGGGGACGCCCTGCGTGCCGCTGGTACGGATCGCGGCCAACGAACCCTGGCTCGCCAAGGCACCGATGGATATCGGCGCGCTGGGGATCAACTTTCCGATGATCTGCAGCCGGCAGGATGCCGAAAAGGCGGTGCGCAGCGTGCGCTATCCGCCATCAGGCGAGCGGCTGTGGGGACCATTCCACGCTCCGTTCCGCTGGGGCGTTTCGATGGCCGACTATATGGCCACCGCCGATGACGACATGATCTGCATGATCACCATCGAACACGTCGACGCGGTCGAACGCATCGATGAGATCATGGCGACCGACGGCATCGACATCGCCGTGATCGGGGTCGGCGACCTCGCCACGTCCATCGGCAAACGCGGACTTCTCGACGATCCCGAGGTGCTGGCGCTGGTCGCCCGCGCCGAAGCCGGCATCCTGAAAAGCGGCGTACCGATCGGCGGCGCCGCCCGGACCGCGGAACAGGCCAACCAGATGATCGAACGCGGCTACGTGCTGCTGGCGCTGGGATTCGACTGGTCGCTGTTCCAGCGCGGAATCGCCGCGGGTTTTGCCGGAATCAAACGCTAG
- a CDS encoding MOSC domain-containing protein YiiM (product_source=COG2258; cog=COG2258; pfam=PF03473; superfamily=50800), protein MARVVAVCFRRGHHFSKTPSLSIRLLTGLGVEGDAHMGEKVQHLYLARKNPDAPNLRQVHLMHSELFDEVRAKGFDVKPGDLGENITTEGVDLLGLSTGTKLYLGDEAIIEITGLRNPCHQIDDFQKGLLKATLDKDADGKLVRKSGIMSVVLTGGDVRPGDTIRVEPPEGPHRPLLLV, encoded by the coding sequence ATGGCCCGAGTAGTCGCCGTCTGCTTCCGCCGCGGCCATCACTTCAGCAAGACGCCGAGCCTCAGCATCCGCCTGCTGACCGGCCTCGGCGTCGAAGGCGACGCCCATATGGGCGAGAAGGTGCAGCATCTCTACCTCGCGCGGAAGAATCCCGATGCGCCGAATCTGCGGCAGGTGCATTTGATGCATAGCGAACTGTTCGACGAAGTCCGCGCCAAGGGGTTTGACGTCAAGCCCGGCGATCTCGGCGAGAACATCACCACCGAGGGCGTCGACCTGCTCGGACTCTCAACCGGCACCAAACTGTATCTCGGCGACGAGGCGATCATCGAGATCACCGGGCTACGCAATCCCTGCCACCAGATCGACGACTTTCAAAAGGGTCTGTTGAAAGCGACGCTGGACAAGGACGCTGACGGCAAACTGGTGCGCAAGTCCGGCATCATGAGCGTAGTGCTCACCGGCGGCGATGTACGCCCCGGCGACACCATCCGCGTCGAGCCGCCCGAAGGCCCGCACCGGCCGCTGCTGCTGGTGTAA